In Cryptomeria japonica chromosome 10, Sugi_1.0, whole genome shotgun sequence, a genomic segment contains:
- the LOC131078213 gene encoding uncharacterized protein LOC131078213, with protein MDKCQLWEEISKILEDVRPALTIIVGDFNATLSYSDKHGGVRRMCKIQSDFQTFVDSNALYEVSAKGGNFTWTNRRLGFSNIAEKLDRFFLARDWNLARLVFEAKFLAISGSDHFLVSLVVQKDGVPLRCPFKVEKMWLREQGFREQKLKIWNMDVFGNIFDEKHKIEGELGALNSKVLVEGMDEVDYLMEKDLLSRYGEVLQREEIFWSQKSRENWLRVGDRNTKFFHSSMKVKRSLNKILSLRLMDGTLTEDLA; from the exons ATGGACAAGTGCCAACTATGGGAGGAAATTTCCAAGATTTTAGAGGATGTAAGGCCGGCCTTAACGATTATTGTGGGGGATTTCAATGCCACTCTCTCCTATTCGGACAAACATGGAGGGGTGAGAAGGATGTGCAAGATTCAATCTGATTTTCAGACCTTTGTGGATTCCAACGCCTTGTATGAAGTGTCTGCTAAAGGGGGGAATTTTACTTGGACCAATAGGCGGTTGggcttctccaacattgcagagaAACTTGATAGGTTCTTTCTAGCTAGGGATTGGAACTTGGCTCGCCTTGTCTTTGAGGCAAAATTTTTGGCTATTTCAGGTTCAGACCACTTTCTGGTCTCTCTGGTTGTGCAAAAGGATGGAGTTCCACTCAGATGTCCCTTCAAGGTGGAAAAGATGTGGCTAAGGGAGCAGGGCTTTAGAGAACAG AAACTAAAAATCTGGAACATGGATGTTTTTGGAAATATCTTTGATGAAAAACACAAGATTGAAGGAGAGTTAGGGGCTCTGAACTCGAAAGTCTTGGTAGAAGGTATGGACGAGGTGGATTATCTCATGGAGAAAGACCTGCTTAGTAGATATGGGGAAGTTCTGCAGAGGGAAGAGATTTTCTGGAGCCAAAAATCGAGAGAGAATTGGCTTAGAGTTGGAGATAGAAACACCAAATTTTTCCATAGTTCGATGAAGGTTAAGAGAAGCCTAAACAAAATTTTATCCCTGAGACTCATGGATGGGACCTTAACGGAGGATCTCGCCTAG